In Pleurocapsa sp. PCC 7319, the following are encoded in one genomic region:
- a CDS encoding dienelactone hydrolase family protein: protein MDSRFKELGKNYKLKVYDRAEHGFFCHERSSYNQLAAEDSWNELTAFLKKHLE, encoded by the coding sequence ATAGACTCTCGCTTTAAGGAACTGGGAAAAAACTATAAGTTGAAAGTTTATGATCGTGCCGAGCATGGTTTTTTCTGTCATGAACGTTCTTCATATAATCAATTAGCAGCGGAAGACTCTTGGAACGAACTTACAGCGTTTTTAAAAAAGCATTTAGAGTAA
- a CDS encoding RNA-guided endonuclease TnpB family protein: MTVKCVPVKAQTGTGAVGLDFGSYHAVADSEGNIVDRPRFIKQAQEKVNQLAKKGRRKKAPNFKKRIKASRRWKKANKAVSKVQAKVARQRQDWQHKVALDIVRSNSFIATEKLNLKNLTKKAKRGSKRKRQKSGLNRNLLDVGIGNLKSLIKYKVTEVGGIYIEVPTKKLAPSQTCPSCNARRKKDLSERIHTCDCGIEPLDRDVAAAQVMLNYARGLGTNLLQDAESSSSTNCGSMRQLGAKKSVGDPGVSPACRTT; this comes from the coding sequence ATAACTGTTAAATGTGTACCAGTCAAAGCACAGACAGGAACGGGTGCTGTCGGCTTAGACTTTGGTTCTTATCATGCTGTGGCTGATTCGGAAGGTAACATTGTTGATCGCCCTCGGTTTATCAAACAGGCTCAGGAAAAGGTCAATCAACTAGCTAAAAAAGGGAGAAGAAAAAAAGCACCGAATTTTAAGAAACGAATTAAAGCTTCTCGTCGTTGGAAGAAAGCTAATAAGGCAGTATCTAAGGTACAAGCTAAGGTAGCAAGACAAAGGCAAGACTGGCAGCATAAAGTGGCGTTAGACATTGTACGCAGTAATAGCTTCATCGCCACTGAGAAATTAAACTTAAAAAACTTAACCAAGAAAGCTAAAAGAGGTAGCAAAAGGAAAAGACAAAAATCTGGTCTTAACCGTAATCTTCTAGATGTTGGTATCGGTAATCTAAAAAGCTTAATTAAGTATAAAGTAACCGAGGTTGGTGGTATTTATATCGAAGTGCCTACTAAAAAGTTAGCACCATCTCAAACCTGTCCTAGTTGCAATGCTAGACGAAAAAAAGATTTGAGTGAGCGCATCCATACCTGTGATTGTGGTATCGAACCTTTAGATCGAGATGTAGCAGCAGCTCAGGTAATGCTTAATTATGCACGGGGGCTAGGAACTAACCTCCTTCAAGACGCAGAGTCGTCAAGCTCTACCAATTGCGGAAGCATGAGGCAACTTGGGGCGAAGAAGAGCGTGGGCGACCCTGGGGTTTCCCCAGCTTGTCGAACCACGTAA
- the tnpA gene encoding IS200/IS605 family transposase produces MKKDFVSRGRSVSDLKAHLVLTTKYRHKVLTAPMIDRLHQVFESLLDKFDCKVVEFNAESEHAHLLFQYHPEVQLSKLVNSLKSVSSRKLRQEFLPELEKTYYQKKVVWNSSYFLASCGGVTISTLRKYKVSGTPP; encoded by the coding sequence ATGAAGAAAGATTTCGTATCAAGAGGACGCTCCGTATCTGATTTAAAAGCTCACTTAGTTTTGACTACCAAGTACAGGCATAAAGTATTAACTGCACCAATGATAGATAGACTTCATCAGGTATTTGAATCTTTGTTAGATAAGTTCGACTGCAAGGTGGTCGAGTTCAACGCCGAAAGCGAGCACGCACATTTGCTTTTCCAATATCACCCAGAGGTTCAATTGAGCAAGCTAGTCAATAGTCTCAAAAGCGTATCTAGTCGTAAATTGAGACAGGAATTTTTACCAGAATTGGAGAAAACATACTATCAAAAGAAAGTCGTTTGGAATAGCAGTTATTTTCTCGCAAGCTGCGGTGGAGTTACTATTTCAACACTTAGAAAATATAAGGTAAGTGGTACGCCTCCATAA
- a CDS encoding RNA-guided endonuclease TnpB family protein has protein sequence MIYNYQYRLYLTTEQKLVLNDWLRICRYWYNRQLGERFDWWKRNRSYTDSCPLVCHLPQLKEKPEFYGQKKQLPIIKQDLVTVGWSGELLDFNSVPSQTLQEVCTRVKLAMERYIAGDAKGKRSGKPRIKNTARYRSMVFEGAKLHSCSVGAKWLYVSLPKIGPIKVRHHRPLPDGAKLKSVQVIKKVDGWYVNLRLEDISVPNFQADIVPTWDNSLGMDAVLHENDYLATSEGVKLPSLKSFRQSQHKLAKVSGRKSNRSVGSKPRRQLAKREAKIHQRIARARKDHAYKTAHKLMATGKKVFFHEKLNLAGLSTRNKPKQDSKGKYLPNGQSAKSGLNKSWSDAAFGQFFNIMKYIGEKTGASVVAVNPAYTSMILPYKDEFVFTDVSIRKYWDEELKLWVDRDIASSVNVKRVGLDVFPTIKRRRGNPVVISSTTNSTSKLVLSSLRGLEKPTSVCEASV, from the coding sequence TTGATTTATAACTACCAGTATCGATTGTATCTAACTACAGAACAGAAGCTCGTCCTTAATGACTGGCTTCGGATTTGTCGTTATTGGTACAATCGACAGCTGGGGGAAAGATTTGATTGGTGGAAGAGAAATCGCAGCTACACTGATAGCTGTCCTTTGGTATGCCATTTACCCCAGTTAAAAGAAAAGCCTGAGTTTTACGGACAAAAAAAGCAGCTACCTATAATCAAACAAGACTTGGTAACTGTGGGCTGGAGTGGCGAATTACTAGACTTTAACTCCGTTCCCTCGCAGACGCTTCAGGAGGTTTGCACTAGAGTCAAGTTGGCGATGGAGCGATATATAGCTGGCGATGCGAAGGGTAAGCGTTCGGGAAAACCGAGAATTAAAAATACCGCCAGATACAGATCGATGGTGTTTGAGGGAGCGAAGCTACACTCTTGTTCTGTCGGTGCAAAATGGTTATATGTTTCCCTGCCTAAGATTGGTCCAATTAAAGTCAGGCATCATCGTCCATTACCAGATGGAGCAAAACTCAAGTCTGTACAGGTAATAAAGAAAGTAGATGGTTGGTATGTTAACCTTCGTCTAGAAGACATCTCTGTTCCTAATTTCCAAGCAGATATTGTTCCTACCTGGGATAATTCTTTGGGAATGGATGCAGTTCTGCATGAAAATGATTATCTGGCTACTTCTGAAGGAGTCAAACTACCAAGTCTCAAGTCTTTTCGCCAATCCCAGCACAAGCTAGCCAAAGTCTCAGGACGTAAATCCAATAGAAGTGTGGGTAGTAAACCCCGACGCCAACTAGCCAAGCGTGAGGCCAAGATACATCAGCGCATAGCAAGAGCTAGGAAAGACCATGCTTATAAGACTGCCCATAAACTGATGGCTACTGGTAAAAAAGTTTTCTTCCATGAAAAACTCAATCTAGCTGGGTTGAGCACAAGAAACAAACCCAAGCAAGATTCCAAAGGCAAATACTTGCCTAATGGTCAATCTGCTAAATCTGGGCTGAATAAATCTTGGTCGGATGCTGCCTTCGGTCAGTTTTTCAACATTATGAAGTACATAGGCGAAAAAACTGGTGCTTCAGTTGTCGCAGTAAATCCCGCGTATACCTCAATGATATTGCCTTACAAAGACGAGTTTGTCTTTACCGATGTCAGTATCAGAAAGTATTGGGATGAAGAATTAAAGCTCTGGGTTGACCGAGATATTGCTTCTTCGGTTAACGTGAAGAGGGTTGGGCTGGATGTGTTCCCAACCATAAAACGGCGTAGAGGAAATCCAGTAGTTATCTCATCTACTACTAATAGTACCTCCAAGCTAGTTCTCTCTTCCCTACGGGGTCTGGAGAAGCCTACATCCGTATGCGAAGCATCGGTGTAG
- a CDS encoding SPFH domain-containing protein, with translation MNQIREIQSWSLNGFFVLPAIALGFLYSGFSFLQSISFANNEIVKPFLFGIGVTIFLLAFALSTGLFIVQPNQAQVLILLGNYIGSVRKPGFYWTLPWIVERKKVSLRVRNFNSDYIKVNDAQGSPIEIGAVIVWRVVDSAKAVFDVEDFQKFVAIQSETAIRALANRYPYDIYEEDVISLRSNPDDMANALKIETQQRLEVAGVEVIDARLTHLAYAPEIAQAMLRRQQAAAVIAAKERIVEGAMGMVEMALIRLSEKQVVELDEERKAAMVNNLLVAIVSEGATQPIINTGTLYT, from the coding sequence ATGAATCAGATTCGTGAAATCCAATCCTGGAGCTTAAATGGTTTTTTTGTTCTTCCGGCGATCGCCCTAGGGTTTCTTTACAGTGGCTTTTCGTTCTTGCAATCTATTTCCTTTGCCAATAATGAAATAGTCAAGCCTTTCTTGTTCGGTATTGGCGTAACTATCTTTCTTTTGGCTTTTGCTTTAAGTACTGGTTTATTTATCGTTCAACCCAACCAAGCTCAGGTATTAATTCTCTTGGGTAATTATATTGGTAGTGTTCGCAAACCTGGATTTTACTGGACTTTACCTTGGATTGTGGAACGGAAAAAGGTTTCTTTACGAGTACGTAACTTTAACAGCGACTATATCAAGGTGAATGATGCTCAAGGTAGTCCAATTGAGATCGGAGCTGTAATTGTCTGGCGTGTTGTTGATTCGGCTAAAGCGGTGTTTGATGTTGAAGATTTTCAAAAATTTGTCGCTATTCAAAGTGAAACAGCAATTCGGGCTTTAGCCAATCGTTATCCTTATGATATTTACGAAGAGGATGTTATATCTCTGAGAAGTAACCCAGATGATATGGCAAATGCACTAAAAATAGAAACACAACAGAGGTTAGAAGTGGCGGGAGTTGAAGTAATTGACGCTAGACTTACTCACTTAGCTTATGCTCCTGAAATTGCCCAGGCAATGTTACGTCGTCAACAAGCTGCTGCAGTGATTGCAGCTAAAGAGCGAATTGTTGAAGGGGCTATGGGAATGGTTGAAATGGCTTTAATTCGTCTGAGCGAAAAACAAGTTGTGGAACTAGACGAAGAACGCAAAGCTGCAATGGTCAATAATCTTCTAGTGGCGATCGTTTCTGAAGGTGCTACTCAACCAATTATCAATACAGGCACTTTGTATACATAA
- a CDS encoding ComEC/Rec2 family competence protein, whose product MARNNWIILCLAYIVGLLSTNLFAFSSSGFSKTHFLIIALGLIGLAFVQAIALHKLLRISYQVWASAAIIAIMAVVYFQLRIPRPSNNDISYQVIASESELVTVTGRVLTEPRLNNNQRLKFWLEATEIDNQEQVSGKLYVTVPLLQGTGIYPGENLKLKGILYLPQAASNPGGFDFQAYLARQGIFAGLQGLEVIFERHTEPPWGWWKLRRRIVRSHIQGLGSPLGQLVSSMVLGRKAVDLPSDIRDRFIEAGLAHVLAASGFHVSLLLGIILKLTNRFTIKPRLVIGIGTLLIYLGLTGIQASVFRACLMGVAVLLALAMNTKVKPLGSLLLAATIILLFNPLLIGDLGFQLSFLATFGLIVTLPGLQTKLDWLPPTIATLVAVPLAASVWVLPLLGYAFNSVATYSILVNICCTPLIIIISLGGMISAIAALIFPLIGSAIAWLLLYPTKLLITIIHFFTNLPGSTWAVGQISLGALLIIYGLFLLVWLHDRWRNQWLLVFLCILTLIVVPRGYQHFNLTQVTILAAQPEPIIVIQDRGKVILINSGNSKTVKYSLLPFLTQQGINRLDYAIDLNQKSHSESDWLPISDRLTIKHFILNPNLEHQFTPISKKTVIQDLNQAIATKSCQISFDSELSLLKLETATETWLILSQMKRDTKQIEQYIEQSLLNQKPVVLVSSKFATAWLQSQPQIIISSAPPKKVTSQNIGKTKFYDLKKDGAITWTPKHGFETNQELSQSNYIF is encoded by the coding sequence ATGGCACGCAACAATTGGATAATTTTGTGTTTGGCATACATCGTCGGATTATTATCCACTAATCTCTTTGCTTTCTCTAGTTCTGGATTTAGCAAAACACATTTCTTGATAATCGCTTTAGGATTAATTGGATTAGCTTTTGTTCAGGCGATCGCACTACACAAGCTCTTAAGAATCTCCTATCAAGTTTGGGCGAGTGCAGCCATAATTGCAATCATGGCAGTGGTCTATTTTCAGTTACGTATTCCTCGGCCCAGCAATAACGATATTAGTTATCAAGTTATTGCCTCTGAAAGCGAGTTGGTTACTGTAACAGGAAGAGTATTGACTGAACCGAGGTTAAACAACAATCAACGTCTTAAGTTTTGGCTAGAAGCCACGGAAATTGATAATCAAGAACAAGTATCCGGGAAGTTATACGTTACAGTACCATTACTGCAAGGAACAGGAATTTATCCAGGGGAAAATCTAAAACTCAAGGGAATATTATATTTACCTCAAGCTGCCAGTAATCCTGGTGGCTTTGATTTTCAGGCGTATCTTGCCCGCCAAGGAATATTTGCCGGATTACAAGGATTAGAAGTCATTTTCGAGCGTCATACTGAACCTCCATGGGGATGGTGGAAACTAAGAAGACGTATCGTGCGCAGTCATATACAAGGTTTGGGCAGTCCTCTGGGACAGTTGGTTAGTTCTATGGTATTGGGTCGCAAAGCAGTGGACTTACCTTCAGATATTCGCGATCGCTTTATTGAAGCTGGTTTAGCTCATGTGTTGGCTGCATCGGGCTTCCATGTTTCTTTGCTGCTAGGAATTATTTTAAAACTGACAAATCGTTTCACTATCAAACCGCGATTAGTTATCGGTATCGGTACTTTATTAATTTATCTGGGGTTAACAGGCATTCAAGCTTCTGTATTTCGTGCTTGTTTAATGGGTGTTGCTGTTTTGCTGGCTTTGGCTATGAATACCAAAGTTAAGCCTTTGGGTTCACTTTTGTTAGCTGCTACCATCATTTTATTATTTAATCCTTTGTTGATTGGCGATCTGGGTTTTCAACTCAGTTTTTTGGCAACTTTTGGCTTGATTGTCACCCTACCAGGATTACAAACCAAATTAGATTGGCTACCACCTACTATTGCTACTTTAGTTGCAGTTCCCTTGGCAGCTTCCGTTTGGGTATTGCCATTGTTAGGATACGCATTTAATTCCGTAGCCACCTACAGCATCCTAGTTAATATTTGCTGTACTCCTTTGATTATCATCATCAGCTTAGGCGGAATGATTAGTGCGATCGCCGCTCTGATCTTTCCCCTTATCGGCAGTGCGATCGCTTGGTTACTGCTTTATCCCACAAAATTATTGATTACCATCATTCATTTCTTCACTAATTTACCAGGTAGCACTTGGGCTGTAGGGCAAATATCTTTGGGTGCATTGTTGATCATTTATGGATTATTTTTATTGGTTTGGTTACATGACCGGTGGCGTAACCAATGGTTACTAGTATTTTTATGCATCTTGACTTTGATTGTTGTCCCCAGAGGTTATCAGCACTTTAATTTAACTCAGGTTACTATCCTCGCTGCACAACCAGAACCAATTATAGTAATTCAAGATCGAGGTAAAGTAATTTTAATTAATAGTGGCAATTCAAAAACTGTTAAATATAGCTTGTTGCCATTTCTAACCCAACAAGGTATTAATCGGCTAGATTACGCGATTGATTTGAATCAAAAATCCCATTCTGAATCTGACTGGTTGCCAATCAGCGATCGCCTTACGATCAAGCATTTTATACTAAACCCTAACTTAGAACATCAATTTACACCAATTAGCAAAAAAACCGTTATTCAAGACTTAAACCAAGCAATTGCTACAAAATCGTGCCAAATATCTTTTGATAGTGAATTATCATTATTGAAACTGGAAACTGCAACCGAAACTTGGCTCATCTTAAGTCAAATGAAACGAGATACTAAACAAATTGAGCAATACATTGAACAAAGCCTGTTAAATCAAAAACCAGTTGTTCTTGTAAGTTCAAAATTTGCTACAGCTTGGTTACAATCACAACCACAAATAATAATCTCTTCTGCTCCGCCTAAAAAAGTCACTTCACAGAATATAGGAAAAACTAAGTTTTACGACCTTAAAAAAGATGGTGCAATTACCTGGACACCCAAACATGGATTTGAGACCAACCAGGAACTTTCCCAAAGCAATTATATTTTTTAG
- a CDS encoding HupE/UreJ family protein — protein MNKNTAIAKFPLRLIATGLVASFLSSISILIIASPTLAHHPNGGNVPSTFAEGFLSGLGHPVIGIDHLVFVIAIGLLAALSNKLGLIIPMVFALATALGTGIHLQSVDLPLPELVISASVLVMGIFLAKENKTNLALLTVIGAIAGIFHGYAYGESIIGAETIALGAYLLGFCLIQLGISAIAFYLGKLLLKKPAFSSHLPLRFAGFTICGVGFAFLSNAILG, from the coding sequence ATGAACAAAAATACGGCGATCGCAAAGTTCCCCCTAAGATTAATCGCTACTGGTTTAGTTGCCAGTTTCTTATCAAGTATCAGCATCCTGATTATTGCATCTCCTACCCTAGCTCACCATCCCAATGGAGGTAACGTTCCCAGTACTTTTGCTGAAGGATTTCTGTCTGGTTTAGGTCATCCTGTCATTGGCATCGATCATTTGGTATTTGTAATTGCCATTGGTTTATTAGCTGCCTTGAGTAACAAATTGGGTCTAATAATCCCGATGGTTTTTGCTCTTGCTACTGCTCTGGGTACAGGAATTCATTTGCAGAGTGTTGATTTGCCCCTGCCAGAATTAGTTATTTCCGCTTCAGTGCTGGTCATGGGTATCTTTTTAGCCAAAGAAAATAAAACTAATTTAGCTTTATTAACTGTGATTGGAGCGATCGCCGGTATTTTTCATGGTTATGCCTATGGCGAATCCATTATCGGAGCAGAAACTATTGCTTTAGGAGCATATTTATTAGGCTTTTGTCTAATTCAACTTGGCATTAGTGCGATCGCTTTTTATCTTGGTAAATTGCTGCTCAAAAAACCTGCTTTCTCCTCCCATCTACCCCTTCGTTTTGCTGGATTTACTATCTGTGGTGTTGGTTTTGCCTTTCTATCTAATGCAATTTTAGGCTAA
- the cobW gene encoding cobalamin biosynthesis protein CobW, protein MHKIPVTVISGFLGAGKTTLVRHLLQNNQGRRIAVLVNEFGEVGIDGDLLRSCQICDREENPDDNIVELTNGCLCCTVQEEFYPTMQELLKRRDKIDCLVIETSGLALPKPLIQAFRWPAIRNSATVDGVVTVVDCHALATGNLVGDLDAIESQRQADPNLEHETPIEELFEDQLACADMVLLTKTDLVTPDKLKTIKTWLKQELKPEVKIVTISQGEIDPNLLLGFNAAVEDHLDSRHSHHDHEAEHEHDDDINSIELTLEQAFDPQSLIEQLKQLLQKQEIYRVKGFVNVPTKPMRLVLQGVGNRFDTFYDRLWTVDEPRQTRLVFIGRNLDHNLIKQTVSNHKVLI, encoded by the coding sequence ATGCACAAAATACCCGTAACCGTAATTTCAGGCTTTCTCGGCGCAGGAAAAACCACCCTAGTGCGTCATCTATTACAAAATAATCAAGGCAGACGGATCGCAGTTTTGGTTAATGAGTTTGGTGAGGTTGGTATTGACGGTGATCTATTACGCTCCTGCCAAATTTGCGATCGGGAGGAAAATCCTGATGACAACATTGTAGAACTAACCAATGGTTGTTTATGCTGCACTGTTCAGGAAGAGTTTTATCCGACTATGCAAGAATTGCTTAAACGTCGAGATAAAATTGACTGTCTTGTGATTGAAACTTCTGGGTTGGCTTTACCTAAGCCTTTAATTCAAGCTTTTCGTTGGCCGGCAATTCGCAATAGTGCCACTGTAGATGGAGTAGTGACTGTAGTTGACTGTCATGCCCTAGCAACGGGGAACTTGGTCGGAGATCTTGATGCTATAGAATCTCAAAGACAGGCAGATCCTAACCTAGAACACGAAACCCCCATTGAAGAGTTATTTGAAGATCAGTTAGCCTGTGCCGATATGGTGTTGCTAACTAAAACTGATTTAGTTACTCCTGACAAACTTAAGACAATTAAAACCTGGTTGAAACAAGAACTAAAGCCTGAAGTCAAGATAGTTACTATAAGTCAAGGAGAAATTGACCCTAACCTATTATTGGGATTTAACGCTGCCGTTGAAGATCATTTAGATAGTCGTCATTCTCATCACGATCATGAAGCAGAACATGAACATGACGACGATATTAATTCCATCGAGCTTACTCTAGAACAAGCTTTTGACCCTCAATCATTAATCGAACAACTAAAACAGTTATTACAAAAACAAGAAATCTATCGTGTAAAAGGCTTTGTTAATGTGCCAACTAAACCGATGCGTTTGGTATTACAGGGAGTGGGGAACCGTTTTGATACTTTTTATGATCGCCTGTGGACTGTAGACGAACCCCGACAAACTCGTTTAGTCTTTATTGGTCGTAACCTGGATCATAATTTGATCAAGCAAACCGTTTCAAATCATAAAGTATTAATTTGA
- a CDS encoding COP23 domain-containing protein: protein MKRRSLAVLMAGLSVAIGSAIANPATAQTQKNNTYYCAQLNSGWHTFVNTPRGRVNLIKWENEFSDGWTATKRCAAVSQRFQNYLEQGNLKFIRTGNINKQPVLCVANVRGGSCPTENVLITLKPGTDPEQVLIKLVDFRRSVSGQTLTLSADDPGFYSDGEFYVDMEKFLESVPVDN from the coding sequence ATGAAGAGAAGATCTCTAGCTGTCTTAATGGCTGGATTGAGCGTTGCTATCGGCAGCGCGATCGCCAATCCAGCAACAGCACAAACTCAAAAGAACAATACTTACTATTGTGCTCAACTTAATAGTGGTTGGCATACCTTTGTTAATACACCGAGGGGAAGAGTTAACCTAATTAAATGGGAAAATGAGTTTTCTGACGGATGGACTGCAACAAAAAGATGCGCTGCGGTTTCCCAGCGTTTTCAAAATTATCTCGAGCAAGGTAACTTGAAATTTATTCGTACAGGTAATATCAATAAACAACCCGTATTATGCGTTGCCAATGTTCGCGGTGGTAGTTGTCCCACTGAAAACGTTTTAATTACCCTGAAGCCAGGAACCGATCCCGAACAAGTGCTAATAAAACTAGTGGATTTTCGTCGTAGTGTCAGTGGGCAAACCTTGACCTTGAGTGCCGACGATCCTGGTTTCTACTCCGATGGAGAGTTTTATGTTGATATGGAAAAATTCCTCGAATCAGTACCAGTAGATAATTAG
- a CDS encoding serine protease has product MKWLPSKRSQNNRFGSGSFNKYISTSTSQITKLVLCFIGTGMFLSGDVSQFKTKTFASISPQGLSQKINNIAADISVKVLGEDFLGSGFIVKQQAQNYLVITNQHVLRAGQAPFTIQTPDGQTHTAEIVFDPFVNQDEYDLAILKFQTDIIYPTAKIGRSLYLEVGEPIFAAGFPSVEVNPDAQLPSSVIFEQLDSNSSHELAVKQGRVAIILNQALEDGYQIGYTNDVKKGMSGGPLFNSRGEVVGVNGKHAYPLWESPELYQDGSQPCPALQELITRTSLAIPIEKSIELTPLLESLRSPSNVELFRESNLISENPELITKMQAEAEAITQSCENMVDKSFRGGPANRRAWTDFNRTQRGNQANR; this is encoded by the coding sequence ATGAAATGGTTACCCAGTAAAAGATCACAAAACAATCGCTTTGGGAGCGGCTCTTTTAATAAATATATCTCGACCTCAACATCCCAGATAACAAAGCTAGTACTCTGTTTTATCGGCACTGGGATGTTTTTGTCTGGAGACGTTTCTCAATTTAAAACTAAGACTTTTGCTTCGATTTCTCCCCAGGGTTTATCTCAAAAGATCAATAATATTGCTGCTGATATCAGCGTCAAGGTATTGGGAGAAGATTTTTTGGGTTCTGGTTTCATTGTGAAACAGCAAGCTCAAAATTATTTGGTTATTACTAACCAACATGTTTTAAGAGCAGGACAAGCCCCCTTCACTATTCAAACCCCTGATGGGCAAACTCACACAGCAGAAATTGTTTTTGATCCGTTTGTTAATCAGGATGAATACGATTTAGCGATATTAAAGTTTCAGACTGATATTATCTATCCCACTGCCAAAATTGGTAGGTCTCTATATCTAGAGGTGGGGGAACCAATTTTTGCAGCTGGTTTTCCCTCTGTTGAAGTAAATCCAGATGCACAGTTGCCTTCTTCAGTTATTTTTGAACAATTAGACAGTAATTCTTCACATGAGTTGGCGGTCAAGCAAGGTAGAGTCGCCATTATTTTAAATCAGGCTTTGGAAGATGGCTACCAAATAGGATATACCAACGATGTCAAAAAAGGTATGAGTGGTGGTCCATTGTTTAATAGTCGTGGAGAAGTAGTGGGAGTAAACGGTAAACACGCTTACCCCCTATGGGAATCTCCGGAGCTTTATCAAGATGGTTCTCAACCTTGTCCTGCTCTACAGGAGCTAATTACCCGCACTAGCCTAGCTATTCCCATCGAAAAAAGTATTGAATTAACACCACTGTTAGAATCTCTGCGATCGCCATCTAATGTCGAACTTTTCCGGGAATCTAATCTGATATCCGAAAATCCCGAACTAATAACCAAGATGCAAGCTGAAGCCGAAGCAATAACTCAAAGTTGTGAAAATATGGTCGATAAGTCCTTTCGCGGTGGCCCTGCCAATCGCCGAGCCTGGACGGATTTCAATCGCACTCAGCGCGGCAACCAAGCCAATCGATAA
- a CDS encoding DJ-1/PfpI family protein, giving the protein MVSTNQTNPKRVAILIENQFEDFLLQVPYQALQKAGAKVCIIGSRMNEEYHGKRGKVSYKPDDTATEVRAEDFDGFLIPVGHIRANPFAVNLIKEAMAQEKAIAVIGYGIQVLIDTDELQRKRVTGLDSLCKDIQNAGANYIGGPVVVDGNLITARRPSDVAILTNSLMRYLKLEIKEKTPTDHSHSTFDWWKLAEDWGGSSRREIVNALNTAIVGERYTLEAFKQYSYRARNEDLRYILKEISITKQHHVKLLETRLNNAFNEQVTWQAIGSEAYAALHSWLQSSDELSILRRALGDIQTGVIDTYHLCQQLTDPLTVAIFDEIKRDLCQYEQKLAEFYRSRSGDQIQPPMPTTMAAVN; this is encoded by the coding sequence ATGGTATCTACAAATCAAACTAATCCTAAACGCGTGGCGATTCTGATTGAGAATCAGTTTGAAGATTTCTTGTTGCAAGTTCCTTACCAAGCACTTCAGAAAGCAGGAGCTAAAGTTTGCATAATTGGTTCTCGGATGAATGAAGAATATCATGGTAAACGGGGTAAAGTTTCTTATAAACCAGACGATACCGCTACTGAAGTTCGAGCTGAAGACTTTGACGGGTTCTTAATTCCTGTAGGACATATTAGAGCTAATCCCTTTGCCGTTAATCTGATTAAAGAAGCAATGGCTCAAGAAAAAGCGATCGCTGTAATTGGTTATGGCATACAAGTTCTCATCGACACAGATGAATTACAAAGGAAGAGAGTTACTGGTTTAGATTCGCTGTGTAAAGATATTCAGAATGCGGGAGCCAATTATATCGGAGGTCCTGTGGTCGTGGATGGCAATTTAATTACAGCAAGACGACCCAGTGATGTAGCCATTTTGACTAATAGCCTGATGAGATATCTCAAACTAGAGATTAAAGAGAAAACTCCTACCGATCACAGTCATAGCACTTTTGATTGGTGGAAATTAGCCGAAGATTGGGGTGGTTCGAGCAGAAGAGAAATTGTTAATGCCCTGAATACAGCAATAGTAGGCGAACGCTATACTCTAGAAGCTTTCAAACAATATAGCTATCGGGCTAGAAATGAAGACCTACGCTATATCTTAAAAGAAATTAGCATCACTAAACAACATCACGTTAAATTGCTAGAAACTCGGCTCAATAATGCTTTTAACGAACAAGTCACTTGGCAAGCAATAGGTAGCGAAGCCTATGCTGCCTTACATAGCTGGTTACAGTCAAGCGATGAATTGTCAATTCTGCGTCGTGCTTTGGGCGATATTCAAACAGGAGTAATTGACACTTACCATTTGTGTCAGCAACTTACCGATCCCCTGACAGTAGCTATTTTTGACGAAATCAAACGGGATTTATGCCAGTACGAACAAAAATTAGCAGAGTTTTATCGCTCCCGTTCTGGAGACCAAATACAACCTCCGATGCCAACTACCATGGCAGCTGTCAATTAA